In Phoenix dactylifera cultivar Barhee BC4 chromosome 1, palm_55x_up_171113_PBpolish2nd_filt_p, whole genome shotgun sequence, the genomic stretch TATTATCAACTTCTTGGACTAACAAATCCATTGTCCGTGGTAGTTGATCATAGAAGCTCAAGAACAAGGTTTGTCAACCTAGTGTCATCAACATCAGTTAGATTAAATTATGTAGACATTTCATATGTTGGGCCGACCTGGTTTGCTAGATGAAAGTGAAACTCAAGCTAGTATTCTACTGAAAGTTGCCCATACAAGATTTGCATGATGCATGCATATCAAGAAGTCGGTACTAGGTCCAAGAATcatcaaaacaaaacaaaggttAAAGAACATAGGAAAACCAGGCAATGTTTCTAAAATGAATTCTTTGATCAATAACTCCAATGGTTATTTGTCCACATCCCAAAAGTTGCAGTCCTGACACAGATATCATGGCTAGCTTGCAAGGCTTAGCTCTATCCGAACTAGAATGACTAAGTGGCAAGTTATTAGCCGAGAACCAAAATGTCTGCATGAACATTAACCTGTTAATCATCTAATCAAAGAAACATCAGATATGACCATCAAAGATTTGTTGCTAGATTACTAATAGCATATACATCTCAGCCTGGAGAATTTCAAACCCAACCAAATCAAAGGTTTACGTTTATACACATGCTTATTATTAAATGCCTGCTAATAAGTCTATAACCCCTGAGCAAACCTAGCATAACCTACACACGCAGAAAATGTTCTTATAGAGTAATGGTGTAACACAACATAACAGAATTTCTCCTATCAAGTACGTGATTGAAACAAGTGCCAGAATGGCAGTATCATCAAAGATTTGAATTAATGGTACTAAAGGTAGAAAATAAAAAGCTATGGCATGGATAGTGGTGATAGAAAGAGAAGATTGTAATGGTAAGCAAAAATCGATAATGACATTGGCAAAAATAAAACAGAATCTAATCTTCATTGCATTACAAAATCCCAGTGCTTTCCAGAATTAGAGAAGATTATCACGgtcataaatatttaaatagaCAAAACCAAAAGTGAGAGAATGCATATCATGTATAGAGCATAGTTAATTCAAAGATTTTACAATAAATGAAATCTCGCCACATTTAGTCATGCATGCAACAAAAAGTTGATTTTACAATGTAATTCCGCAGAAACAAGTTCTAGATAAATCATGGCAAGTTCAAATAAATGGTTGACAACAAAAGTAGACCATTTCTAGGATATAAGCATCTTAAGGGATTCCTTTGACAAAGAACAACGAGGACAAAAGTTATTTACTTACGGAGCCATCCAGCGGTAAGTTCCAGTCTCTGGAGTCATTCCCTCAGTTTGCACCTCAATCCGAGCCACTCCAAAGTCAGCAATCTTGATGGATTTGTCTGCAAAAATGAGAAGGTTGTCTGACTTGAGATCCCTGTGAATAAAGCCCAGTCCGTGCACATAGGCCATTCCCCTGGCAACATCCAGTGCTTGTTTGACAGCCAGCCTCAGTGGCACCGATCTGTTCTGCCTCTTCATCAGGAACTGCCGAACTGAGCCACCCCTTGCATACTCAGTCACGATGCACCAAACCATCGGCTTCCTGCATGCGCCTATAAACCTAACCACATTTGGATGCCTCAGGTTTGCCAGCATCATGACCTCCTGCACAAACTGCTGCTCCATCAACCTCTCTCTTTCTGGGTCATTCTCTGGCCTTTCTAGCAGCTTAATGGCAACATCTTCTCCATTGTAGGTGCCCTTGTAAAGTTTTCCAAAGGCCCCCTGCGCAAAGGGCATTCCCATGTTGAGCTTCCCCAGATCGATGGTCCACTCATCATAATCCTTGAGTGTCTCCGTCGGGGAATGGGGGTCCATCAATGCCTTGGCCAGTGCATCCTCATTGAGCGCATGAGACACCTTTCCAGGGTGTCTGCTGTGATTCACAGAATAATTAGCGGAGGGCATGGGACGAAGTCCAGGATGGTTGAGGATGCCAGTATGGGAGTCACTCGACCCCACACTGCTGTTGTCCACTGACATCGCAATGGACCCTCCACCATTGGTAGTCTGTAGGCTATTTCCACTTTCTATGGACATGTTGGAGCCCTCCCCGAGCTTTCGGTAGTATGCCATGTCATAGAAGTTGTTCCCGTTGTCGTTTCCACCGCCGCCGCCCATGAGTCCAGTAAATTTCGGGCCTTCCACCATCTCTGATCCAGCTGAACTTTCAGATGCTCACAGCTCCAAACCTCGCGCACTCTGTGGCATCTGAACTCCCGCCAGCCTCAGAGCTTAGCCACAAGAACAGAGAATCACATCAGTTCCGATCAGCAGTCAATGTTCCTTCTAAAGACATCAAAAATTCcaacttctttatttttttttccccctctggTCATCCATACATCTACCTCACCATAGATAAAACCCTAAGAATTAATCTCTACTACCCCATCCCTTCCCTCAATTAGCGATTCAAATCACCCGAAACGCACC encodes the following:
- the LOC103701441 gene encoding serine/threonine-protein kinase STY13 translates to MVEGPKFTGLMGGGGGNDNGNNFYDMAYYRKLGEGSNMSIESGNSLQTTNGGGSIAMSVDNSSVGSSDSHTGILNHPGLRPMPSANYSVNHSRHPGKVSHALNEDALAKALMDPHSPTETLKDYDEWTIDLGKLNMGMPFAQGAFGKLYKGTYNGEDVAIKLLERPENDPERERLMEQQFVQEVMMLANLRHPNVVRFIGACRKPMVWCIVTEYARGGSVRQFLMKRQNRSVPLRLAVKQALDVARGMAYVHGLGFIHRDLKSDNLLIFADKSIKIADFGVARIEVQTEGMTPETGTYRWMAPEMIQHRPYNQKVDVYSFGIVLWELITGMLPFQNMTAVQAAFAVVNKGVRPIIPQDCLPALAEIMTRCWDANPDVRPTFAEVVRMLESAEMEIVNSVRKARFRCCISQPMTMD